The following coding sequences lie in one Enterococcus sp. 9E7_DIV0242 genomic window:
- a CDS encoding ABC transporter ATP-binding protein: MVLRINDLVKHYNDGSTIVKAVDHTSLEVKKGEFVAIIGKSGSGKSTLLNLVGGLDRPDSGEIYIDGKNVFEMKDEELAVFRRQKIGFIFQSYNLIPSLNVWENVVLPIGLDNRKVDVDFIDDLLQKIGIKEKKKTLPGMLSGGQQQRVAIARAIASRPAIILADEPTGNLDTKTELEVMSLLKHSVEQFGQTLIMITHDEAIAQMADRVIRIEDGRVS, encoded by the coding sequence ATGGTATTAAGAATTAATGACTTAGTAAAACATTACAATGACGGTAGTACAATCGTAAAAGCCGTAGACCATACAAGTCTGGAAGTAAAAAAAGGAGAGTTTGTTGCGATCATTGGGAAATCCGGTTCCGGAAAGAGTACGTTGCTGAATCTGGTTGGCGGGCTGGATCGACCAGATTCTGGCGAAATCTACATTGATGGAAAAAATGTATTTGAGATGAAGGATGAGGAGTTGGCAGTCTTTCGACGTCAGAAAATCGGATTTATTTTTCAAAGCTACAATTTGATTCCATCTTTGAACGTTTGGGAAAATGTGGTATTACCTATTGGTTTGGATAATCGAAAAGTAGATGTAGATTTTATTGATGACTTACTGCAAAAGATTGGTATCAAGGAAAAGAAAAAAACGCTGCCTGGCATGTTATCAGGTGGACAGCAACAGCGTGTAGCGATTGCCAGAGCAATTGCTTCTCGACCGGCAATTATATTGGCAGATGAACCAACAGGAAACTTGGATACTAAGACGGAACTGGAGGTCATGTCCTTATTGAAACATTCTGTTGAGCAATTCGGGCAGACCCTGATCATGATCACTCATGATGAAGCGATTGCTCAAATGGCTGATCGAGTGATTCGTATTGAAGACGGGCGGGTGAGCTAG
- a CDS encoding ABC transporter permease, with amino-acid sequence MKMVNTLAWANTKYHRGKNLLSGVAIVLTTVLTFLIITIGIGVINVQNQAVNKTYPTWHAMYRNVSEDKKDELLLHADIEKAGLRQDVGQAVIDTSDLYMMYLDNTAQELSKATFTEGVSPQEGNEVAVSREALRLLGYSEAVLGDEMSFPYQSNEPNGLSLAKEGTFKLSGILPDSEEATKKDVFTLLVSKDFMEQTIPENERDYRVMIRVGEHVASSTDAIKEACESIGHSFDVKKDDVVVNTEYLFANYVDPSFLVGMAVLVVIIAIAGALTIYSIYYVSLVNKVQEFGKLKALGATKKQIRQTVLRENLIVTGVAIPIGLLIGIAGTLLFFNKVMLSFMDDSVSLKVMKQLLEQGEVQLILPWIVVLTIVISLVTVVVSSLKPMRQAGKILPVEAMRYTGQSPTNQAKRQGFIDLTLNRLAGATLSRNKKRTLMTIFSLGAIGILFVVVSTVFNCMQPSEIAKETLAEDFRLSIEHWSGDQMNPEREWKAIQQNNPFDDTMEAKIAAIPGVENIVAHVMISGEIPDLLDSYTGEALGVSINGIEEEQFKELQSSIKEGAVTYEKLRTGEAVIAGDTFARNYPEVSVGDFVEVTIFDGDNSYTKKLEIAAIGEFSQAQSNYSSFVGSRESVQAMSSNNLTNYYDIKVDPKREKNVKKALTEIVSSNEMIEMETYQETLAQWETAMLLMNGAGYGIMAILGVVGIMNLINTTIDSILTRKKELGVMQAIGMSNKQMKRMLQSEGLFYAIGITGSSVVFGSLIGYAVYLHAAANRLLQIREYHYPLIQVVLLVIIVFAVQLVLTALTTSLVNKEPVIERIRGAE; translated from the coding sequence ATGAAAATGGTCAATACGCTTGCTTGGGCCAATACAAAATACCATAGAGGGAAAAATTTACTCTCGGGGGTAGCGATTGTTTTAACTACTGTTTTGACTTTTCTGATAATAACAATTGGTATCGGTGTGATAAATGTCCAGAATCAGGCAGTAAATAAGACCTACCCGACTTGGCATGCTATGTATAGAAATGTTTCGGAAGATAAAAAGGATGAGCTGTTGCTACACGCAGATATTGAGAAGGCTGGGCTGCGTCAGGATGTTGGTCAAGCTGTCATCGATACGTCCGACCTTTACATGATGTATTTGGATAATACGGCACAGGAATTGAGCAAAGCGACCTTTACAGAGGGGGTGTCTCCTCAAGAAGGCAATGAGGTGGCAGTGAGCAGAGAGGCTTTGCGACTATTGGGCTATTCGGAAGCTGTTTTAGGAGATGAAATGAGCTTTCCCTATCAAAGCAATGAACCAAATGGGCTGAGCTTGGCGAAAGAGGGGACCTTTAAATTGTCAGGGATTCTTCCTGATAGTGAGGAGGCAACGAAAAAAGACGTCTTCACTCTATTAGTCTCTAAAGATTTCATGGAGCAAACAATTCCAGAAAACGAACGAGACTACCGTGTAATGATTCGTGTAGGTGAGCATGTTGCATCTTCAACAGACGCTATTAAAGAAGCGTGTGAAAGCATTGGCCACTCTTTCGATGTAAAAAAGGACGATGTGGTCGTGAATACGGAGTATCTATTTGCTAACTACGTTGATCCAAGCTTTTTAGTTGGCATGGCTGTTCTTGTAGTCATTATTGCGATTGCCGGTGCGTTGACGATTTACAGCATTTATTATGTTTCTTTAGTCAACAAGGTACAGGAGTTTGGAAAACTGAAAGCACTCGGGGCAACAAAAAAGCAGATTCGCCAAACCGTGTTAAGAGAAAACCTGATCGTGACCGGCGTAGCGATTCCTATAGGTTTATTAATTGGGATTGCCGGCACATTGCTCTTTTTCAATAAGGTCATGTTGTCATTTATGGATGACTCAGTCTCATTGAAAGTGATGAAGCAACTATTGGAACAAGGAGAAGTTCAACTGATTCTTCCTTGGATTGTGGTGTTGACGATTGTGATCAGTTTGGTTACAGTAGTAGTTTCGTCGTTGAAGCCGATGCGTCAAGCTGGAAAAATTTTACCAGTTGAAGCGATGCGTTATACAGGTCAATCACCCACTAATCAAGCAAAGCGTCAGGGCTTTATCGACCTGACCTTGAATAGGCTTGCCGGGGCAACGCTTTCCCGCAATAAAAAAAGAACACTGATGACGATCTTCTCTTTAGGAGCAATCGGGATTCTGTTCGTCGTTGTTTCAACTGTGTTCAATTGTATGCAGCCGAGTGAAATTGCTAAAGAAACACTTGCTGAGGATTTTCGTCTTTCGATTGAGCATTGGAGCGGAGATCAGATGAATCCGGAGCGGGAATGGAAAGCCATTCAACAGAACAACCCGTTCGACGATACGATGGAGGCGAAAATAGCGGCAATTCCGGGTGTTGAAAACATCGTCGCGCATGTAATGATAAGTGGCGAAATTCCTGATTTGTTGGATTCTTATACGGGAGAAGCACTTGGGGTTTCTATCAATGGGATAGAGGAAGAGCAATTTAAGGAGCTTCAATCCAGTATTAAAGAAGGAGCAGTGACTTATGAGAAGCTACGTACAGGAGAAGCAGTAATTGCCGGTGATACCTTTGCTAGAAATTATCCGGAGGTAAGTGTCGGTGATTTTGTTGAAGTGACGATTTTTGATGGCGACAATAGCTATACCAAAAAGCTGGAAATTGCAGCGATCGGAGAGTTTTCGCAAGCGCAAAGTAATTATAGTTCGTTTGTTGGCTCGCGTGAAAGTGTGCAAGCAATGTCGAGCAATAATCTGACAAACTACTATGATATCAAGGTCGATCCGAAGCGAGAAAAAAATGTCAAAAAAGCTTTGACTGAAATCGTTTCTTCGAATGAAATGATTGAAATGGAAACATATCAGGAAACGCTTGCCCAATGGGAAACTGCGATGCTTTTGATGAATGGAGCTGGGTATGGCATTATGGCTATTTTAGGTGTTGTGGGTATCATGAATCTAATCAATACGACGATCGACAGTATTTTGACTCGAAAAAAGGAGCTTGGTGTGATGCAAGCAATAGGGATGTCCAACAAACAAATGAAGCGTATGCTGCAATCAGAAGGATTATTTTATGCGATCGGCATCACAGGATCATCTGTTGTTTTTGGTAGTCTAATTGGTTATGCTGTTTACTTACATGCCGCAGCTAATCGATTGTTGCAGATCAGAGAGTATCATTATCCCTTGATTCAAGTTGTTTTACTGGTAATTATTGTTTTTGCTGTTCAGTTGGTACTGACTGCTCTCACAACCTCATTGGTTAACAAAGAGCCCGTAATAGAACGTATTAGAGGTGCGGAATAG
- a CDS encoding ABC transporter substrate-binding protein — protein MNKRNWKKIGLGLLASGVVLGLAACGNSSDSAGGSDSGSSGDKTTVDIFQFKVEFKDQFEELAKKYEEENPDVKINVETVGGGSDYGAALKSKFSSGNEPDIFNIGGPEDVDMWIDSLTDLSETKAADQALEGTLTGATKDGKVLGLPYNIEGYGVLYNKEIFEKAGIDAEAITTLTDLEDAAKTLEKKKDELGIDAPFALAAKEQWITGLQGSNAFLNAEFDNDVMKAFEADKVEFTYGDQFKKYIDISNKYSVQPTNSLDYSQQVEQLFSNGKVAMTQQGNWVYTTIEDIDEELATENIGLLPIPIDGVTEGTIPVGVPMYWGVNPNGSDEEVQAAKDFLDYLYTSDEGKQIVLEDFKFVPAYEGYDTDKISDPLSKDVYTYYTEGKTTGWVFMGYPSGWGEQTLGAQIQKYVAGEASWEEVLKTSQDKWAAERK, from the coding sequence ATGAATAAAAGAAACTGGAAAAAAATTGGTTTAGGTTTATTGGCATCAGGAGTTGTTCTTGGATTAGCAGCATGTGGTAATTCATCTGATTCAGCAGGCGGTTCAGATAGTGGGTCATCTGGTGATAAGACAACCGTCGATATTTTCCAATTTAAAGTGGAGTTCAAAGACCAATTTGAAGAGTTGGCGAAGAAGTATGAAGAAGAAAATCCAGATGTAAAAATCAATGTTGAAACAGTTGGTGGTGGTTCAGATTATGGAGCAGCGCTGAAATCGAAATTCTCTTCTGGGAACGAGCCGGATATCTTTAACATTGGTGGTCCCGAAGACGTGGATATGTGGATTGATAGTTTGACTGATCTAAGTGAAACAAAGGCTGCTGATCAGGCACTTGAAGGTACATTGACAGGGGCAACGAAGGATGGCAAGGTTTTGGGATTGCCATATAACATTGAAGGCTATGGCGTACTTTATAATAAAGAAATTTTTGAAAAAGCAGGCATAGATGCAGAAGCAATCACGACTCTGACTGACCTTGAAGATGCAGCAAAAACATTGGAAAAGAAAAAGGATGAGTTAGGCATCGATGCACCGTTTGCACTTGCAGCAAAAGAACAATGGATCACAGGGTTACAAGGATCGAATGCATTTTTAAACGCTGAATTCGACAATGATGTGATGAAAGCTTTTGAAGCAGACAAAGTAGAATTCACTTATGGCGATCAATTCAAGAAATACATCGATATTTCTAATAAATATTCTGTTCAGCCGACAAACAGTCTGGATTATTCACAACAGGTCGAGCAATTATTCTCTAATGGGAAAGTAGCAATGACGCAGCAAGGGAATTGGGTTTATACAACGATTGAAGATATCGATGAAGAATTGGCAACAGAAAATATTGGGCTACTTCCTATCCCAATAGATGGTGTAACAGAAGGAACGATTCCTGTTGGTGTTCCGATGTACTGGGGTGTGAATCCAAATGGTTCCGATGAAGAAGTTCAGGCAGCAAAAGATTTCCTTGATTATCTGTATACTTCTGATGAAGGAAAACAAATCGTTTTAGAAGATTTCAAATTTGTGCCGGCATATGAAGGCTATGACACAGATAAAATTTCAGATCCATTATCTAAAGATGTCTACACATATTACACAGAAGGTAAGACAACAGGCTGGGTGTTCATGGGTTATCCTTCCGGCTGGGGCGAACAAACACTTGGCGCACAAATCCAAAAATATGTTGCCGGAGAAGCTTCTTGGGAAGAAGTTCTGAAGACATCGCAGGACAAATGGGCAGCTGAACGAAAATAG
- a CDS encoding carbohydrate ABC transporter permease, with amino-acid sequence MKHQKKTWFYLFAAPVVLALIIVVVIPFLYGVYYSFTNWDAVAKGEFIGLANYQALFSDSGFWSAIGFTVKFAVVSILLINVIGLGLAMLVTSKFKGANLLRTVFFMPNLIGGLILGFIWQFIFINAFGAIGDALGNESLKTWLSTTQTGFWALVIVMCWQMSGYIMVIYISYLQNVDDALLEAADLDGATAWQKFWHVKFPLIMPGFTVSLFMTLSNSFKLYDQNLSLTNGGPYNSTQMVAMNIYNSAFVENKMGYAQSKAVIFFIIVAVISLAQVYLTKRKEVEV; translated from the coding sequence ATGAAGCATCAAAAGAAAACCTGGTTTTATTTATTTGCAGCACCTGTAGTTCTGGCACTGATCATTGTTGTGGTTATCCCATTTTTATATGGTGTCTATTATTCGTTTACAAATTGGGATGCAGTGGCTAAAGGCGAATTTATCGGCTTGGCCAATTACCAAGCACTGTTTTCAGATAGCGGCTTTTGGTCAGCAATCGGCTTTACAGTGAAATTCGCTGTAGTATCGATTCTTCTGATCAATGTGATTGGTTTGGGGCTGGCGATGCTGGTTACTAGTAAATTCAAAGGAGCCAACTTGCTGAGAACGGTATTTTTCATGCCGAATCTAATTGGTGGTTTGATTTTAGGTTTTATTTGGCAATTTATTTTCATCAATGCGTTTGGTGCTATCGGTGATGCCCTTGGCAATGAATCGCTGAAAACTTGGCTATCAACAACGCAAACCGGATTTTGGGCATTGGTGATCGTGATGTGTTGGCAAATGTCCGGGTATATCATGGTTATTTACATCTCTTATCTACAAAATGTTGATGACGCATTATTAGAAGCTGCTGATTTAGATGGCGCAACGGCTTGGCAAAAATTTTGGCATGTCAAATTTCCACTAATTATGCCTGGATTTACAGTTAGCTTGTTCATGACCTTATCTAATAGCTTCAAGCTTTATGACCAAAACCTTTCATTGACAAATGGTGGGCCATACAACTCAACACAGATGGTCGCAATGAACATCTATAACAGTGCCTTTGTAGAAAATAAAATGGGGTATGCGCAATCAAAAGCAGTTATCTTCTTTATCATTGTCGCTGTTATCTCGTTGGCTCAGGTTTACTTGACGAAAAGAAAAGAGGTTGAAGTCTAA
- a CDS encoding carbohydrate ABC transporter permease translates to MQKQKASSQLLRAAVGFILGLVWLIPFYLMISNSVKTKQEIFTNPLGIPDSFTWDNYPEAFTQLDFLKTLFNSLLITVVSVVVIVIFSSLCAYALERMQTKLSTFIFMVFVAAMLVPFQSVMIPLISLFGKAQMLNQAGIIFMYLGFGASMSIFLYHGALKSIPKALDEAAIIDGANRFQVFWKVIFPMLKPTTVTVVVLNTMWIWNDYLLPSLVINSPSTQTIPLKMFFFFGQYTKQWHLALAGLVIAVLPVIIFYFVMQKQIIKGVADGAVK, encoded by the coding sequence ATGCAGAAACAAAAAGCAAGCAGTCAGCTGCTTCGGGCAGCCGTAGGGTTTATTTTGGGTCTCGTGTGGCTGATTCCGTTTTACTTGATGATCAGCAACTCAGTCAAAACCAAACAGGAAATTTTTACGAATCCGTTGGGTATACCGGATTCCTTTACTTGGGACAACTATCCTGAGGCGTTTACACAATTAGACTTTTTGAAGACCTTATTTAATTCATTACTTATCACAGTAGTCAGTGTGGTCGTAATTGTAATCTTTTCTTCCCTTTGTGCGTATGCGTTGGAGCGGATGCAGACAAAACTAAGCACATTTATCTTTATGGTTTTTGTGGCGGCTATGTTGGTTCCTTTTCAATCGGTAATGATTCCATTGATTTCACTATTTGGGAAAGCACAAATGCTGAACCAGGCCGGGATTATCTTTATGTATCTGGGCTTTGGGGCAAGCATGTCGATTTTCCTTTATCATGGGGCTTTGAAAAGTATTCCCAAGGCATTGGACGAAGCAGCAATTATCGATGGAGCGAATCGTTTTCAGGTATTTTGGAAGGTCATCTTCCCGATGCTGAAACCGACGACAGTAACTGTTGTTGTGTTGAACACAATGTGGATATGGAATGACTATTTACTTCCTTCATTAGTTATCAATTCACCATCTACGCAAACGATCCCATTGAAGATGTTCTTCTTCTTTGGTCAATATACAAAGCAATGGCATTTAGCGTTAGCCGGTTTGGTCATCGCAGTTCTGCCAGTTATCATTTTCTACTTTGTTATGCAAAAACAAATTATTAAAGGAGTTGCCGATGGCGCGGTGAAATAG
- a CDS encoding glycoside hydrolase family 65 protein yields the protein MHKRLFNIDPWKISTDHLDRENKRLMESLTSIGNGYMGMRGMFEETYSGDSHQGVYLAGVWYPDKTRVGWWKNGYPDYFGKVINAVNFVAVDIFIDNVPLDLAQTEVNDFHVELDMRNGLLTRSFIYEAEQTVIRFTFERFVSIVEKELGFVRVTAEVLTGTPELRLISKMDGKVRNEDSNYEEMFWEENAREHQGETSYLTMQTIPNDFGTPRYTVTAMMKNTVRQETTSEVLNEPFVTGDVFTWSGKQGESVCLEKAVAVVTSRDIPEAEQAATAQQLLQNSSTESFDQHLAKQTAAWQERWQKADVQIQGDDEAQQGIRYNLFQLFSTYYGEDERLNVGPKGFTGEKYGGATYWDTEAYIVPMYLSVADPEVSRKLLEYRYKQLDGAKINAQRQGLNGALYPMVTFTGVECHNEWEITFEEIHRNGAMIHAIADYTTYTGDKSYLLTDGIKVVVEVARFWADRVHYSIRNQQYMIHGVTGPNEYENNVNNNWYTNYLAVWCLNYALTNYEEADAKSKAELNVTTAEKDKWQDIITNMYYPEDEELGIFVQHDTFLDKDLSPAVTLRKEDRPLNQNWSWDRILRSCYIKQADVLQGIYFFGDQFTLEEKKRNFEFYEPLTVHESSLSPCVHAILAAELGQEEKAVELYKRTARLDLDNYNNDTDDGLHITSMSGSWLAIVQGFAGMRNYQGQLSFNPFLPEMWEGYSFTINYRGRLVSVMTDQKQVTIKLLEGEPLEVQLYGKASLLTEKLTVPLILKEEQGV from the coding sequence ATGCATAAACGACTATTTAACATCGATCCCTGGAAGATTTCAACAGATCATCTGGATCGAGAAAACAAACGCTTGATGGAAAGCTTGACATCTATTGGCAATGGGTACATGGGAATGCGCGGCATGTTTGAGGAAACCTACAGTGGCGATTCTCATCAGGGGGTATATCTTGCAGGTGTCTGGTATCCGGATAAAACACGGGTTGGTTGGTGGAAAAATGGCTACCCGGACTATTTTGGAAAAGTGATCAATGCAGTAAACTTCGTCGCTGTTGATATTTTCATTGATAATGTACCGCTCGATCTTGCGCAGACAGAGGTAAATGACTTCCATGTGGAGCTAGATATGAGAAATGGACTTTTGACTAGAAGCTTTATTTACGAAGCGGAACAGACCGTCATTCGATTTACTTTTGAACGTTTTGTCAGTATCGTAGAAAAGGAGCTGGGGTTTGTTCGAGTAACCGCGGAGGTCTTGACAGGGACACCGGAGCTTCGTTTGATATCCAAAATGGATGGCAAGGTTCGTAATGAAGATAGTAATTATGAAGAAATGTTCTGGGAAGAGAATGCTCGTGAACACCAAGGGGAAACGAGCTATTTAACGATGCAGACGATTCCTAATGATTTTGGTACGCCACGTTACACAGTGACTGCGATGATGAAAAACACTGTCCGTCAGGAAACGACAAGTGAGGTACTGAATGAACCGTTTGTCACTGGAGATGTGTTTACATGGAGTGGCAAACAGGGAGAAAGCGTGTGCTTGGAGAAAGCAGTCGCAGTTGTGACCAGCCGAGATATTCCGGAAGCTGAACAGGCAGCGACTGCGCAACAGCTTCTTCAAAACAGCAGTACAGAAAGCTTTGATCAGCATCTAGCGAAACAAACAGCCGCTTGGCAGGAACGCTGGCAGAAAGCCGATGTTCAGATTCAAGGAGATGACGAAGCACAGCAAGGGATACGCTATAATTTGTTTCAGCTTTTCTCGACCTATTATGGAGAAGACGAACGGCTGAATGTCGGACCAAAAGGCTTCACGGGTGAGAAATATGGCGGAGCAACCTATTGGGACACAGAGGCATATATCGTGCCAATGTACTTATCTGTTGCTGATCCCGAGGTGAGTCGGAAGCTGTTAGAGTATCGCTATAAGCAGTTAGATGGTGCAAAAATCAATGCGCAGCGTCAAGGGCTGAATGGGGCTCTTTATCCGATGGTGACCTTTACCGGTGTCGAGTGTCATAATGAATGGGAAATCACGTTTGAAGAAATTCACAGAAATGGTGCGATGATTCATGCAATTGCCGATTATACAACGTATACTGGAGATAAATCCTACTTGTTGACTGATGGCATCAAGGTTGTTGTTGAGGTTGCACGTTTTTGGGCCGATCGTGTCCACTATTCGATTCGAAACCAGCAGTACATGATTCATGGTGTGACCGGTCCCAATGAATATGAAAACAATGTCAATAATAACTGGTACACAAACTATCTTGCGGTGTGGTGCTTAAATTATGCATTGACGAATTATGAAGAGGCGGATGCAAAATCGAAGGCTGAGCTGAATGTTACCACAGCTGAGAAGGATAAATGGCAGGACATTATCACAAATATGTATTATCCCGAAGATGAGGAGCTGGGGATTTTTGTTCAGCATGATACCTTCCTTGATAAGGATCTGTCTCCGGCAGTAACATTGAGAAAAGAGGATCGACCGCTTAATCAAAATTGGTCATGGGATCGAATTTTACGCAGTTGCTATATCAAACAGGCGGATGTACTACAAGGGATCTACTTCTTTGGTGATCAGTTCACTCTGGAAGAGAAGAAACGAAATTTCGAGTTTTATGAGCCCTTGACTGTACATGAATCTTCACTATCACCATGTGTGCATGCTATTTTGGCAGCAGAGTTAGGTCAGGAAGAAAAAGCAGTAGAATTATATAAGCGGACAGCCCGTCTAGATTTAGATAACTATAACAATGATACGGATGACGGATTGCATATTACATCAATGAGCGGGAGCTGGCTGGCGATCGTTCAAGGCTTTGCCGGTATGAGGAACTATCAAGGGCAGTTGAGCTTCAATCCGTTTTTGCCTGAAATGTGGGAAGGGTATTCCTTTACGATTAATTATCGAGGACGCCTGGTTTCAGTCATGACGGATCAAAAGCAGGTAACGATTAAGCTTCTTGAAGGAGAGCCGTTGGAAGTACAGCTCTATGGAAAAGCGAGCTTGTTAACAGAAAAATTGACCGTTCCTTTGATATTGAAGGAGGAACAGGGCGTATAA
- a CDS encoding glycoside hydrolase family 13 protein codes for MEKTWWKEAVGYQIYPRSFKDSNGDGVGDLNGIREKLPYLKAVGIDFIWINPVYESPNVDNGYDISHYQEILAEFGTMANFDQLLEDAHHMGIKVIMDLVINHTSDRHEWFKEAKKSKDSPFRDYYIWRDAEEGKPPSDWQAIFGGSVWEYDEESKQYYFHAFAKEQPDLNWENEQLKKEVFAMISWWLDKGIDGFRIDAISHIKKDAFHLPTDSENVAGRYQNITGIGEYLKELKQVFDRYDIMTVGEASGVTAEEAEDWAGHEGYFDMIFEFEHIGLWKKQKEAQFDIRAFKQALSRWQYALDGKGWNALYMENHDVCRSVSVFGSEVPVYRERSAKALAMMYLFLQGTPFIYQGQEIGMTNMHFSDIDEINALDSKHIYQELVDQGMDKAEALAIVSQTTRDNARTPMQWDDSVYGGFSETKPWLAVNPNTKEINVASQLTDATSVLSFYQQLIRLRKESQALIYGSFEELISDHEQIYAYLRTVVDETFLILVNLSGKAAEYQLTGSLGSKEAVWDLVVSNMEEPDEVSIETDTLAPFEARAYRTTGK; via the coding sequence ATGGAAAAGACCTGGTGGAAAGAAGCTGTTGGGTACCAAATCTATCCCCGCAGCTTCAAGGATAGTAACGGAGATGGTGTGGGTGATCTGAATGGTATTAGAGAGAAGCTGCCGTATCTCAAAGCGGTGGGTATCGATTTTATTTGGATCAATCCGGTTTATGAGTCTCCGAATGTGGATAACGGCTATGATATCAGTCACTATCAGGAAATTCTGGCAGAGTTTGGAACCATGGCGAATTTTGATCAGTTATTGGAAGATGCGCATCACATGGGAATCAAGGTCATCATGGATTTGGTCATCAACCATACTTCGGATCGACATGAGTGGTTTAAGGAAGCGAAGAAGAGCAAAGACAGCCCGTTTCGTGACTATTATATCTGGCGAGATGCGGAAGAAGGAAAGCCGCCTTCTGATTGGCAGGCAATTTTTGGTGGTTCGGTGTGGGAATACGATGAAGAGTCTAAGCAGTATTATTTCCATGCGTTTGCCAAAGAACAACCGGATTTGAATTGGGAAAATGAGCAGTTGAAAAAAGAAGTATTTGCGATGATCAGCTGGTGGTTAGACAAAGGGATCGATGGCTTTCGGATCGATGCAATTTCCCATATCAAGAAAGATGCGTTCCATTTGCCGACGGATTCAGAGAATGTCGCGGGAAGGTATCAAAATATCACAGGGATCGGGGAGTATCTGAAAGAGCTGAAGCAGGTATTTGATCGCTACGATATTATGACGGTTGGTGAAGCGAGTGGTGTGACTGCGGAAGAGGCTGAAGATTGGGCCGGTCATGAGGGCTATTTCGATATGATTTTTGAATTTGAGCATATTGGTCTATGGAAAAAACAAAAAGAAGCTCAGTTTGATATCCGAGCCTTTAAGCAAGCTTTATCTCGTTGGCAATATGCGTTGGATGGGAAAGGCTGGAACGCCCTTTACATGGAAAATCATGATGTCTGTCGGTCAGTATCTGTTTTCGGCAGTGAGGTACCAGTGTATCGAGAACGATCTGCGAAAGCATTGGCGATGATGTATCTGTTTTTACAGGGAACCCCGTTTATCTATCAAGGGCAGGAAATTGGGATGACCAATATGCACTTTTCTGATATTGATGAAATTAATGCCTTGGATTCGAAGCATATCTATCAGGAGCTCGTCGATCAGGGAATGGATAAAGCCGAAGCTTTGGCAATCGTCAGTCAAACAACGCGTGATAATGCGCGAACGCCCATGCAATGGGACGACTCAGTCTATGGAGGCTTCTCTGAGACAAAACCGTGGCTTGCTGTGAATCCGAATACCAAGGAAATCAATGTAGCGAGTCAATTGACCGATGCAACGTCCGTTTTAAGCTTCTACCAGCAGTTGATTCGGTTGCGTAAGGAAAGTCAGGCATTGATTTATGGCAGCTTTGAAGAGTTGATTTCTGACCATGAGCAGATTTATGCGTATCTTCGTACAGTGGTAGATGAAACATTTTTGATTCTTGTCAATCTATCTGGAAAAGCAGCCGAGTATCAATTGACGGGATCATTAGGATCAAAGGAAGCTGTCTGGGATTTGGTTGTGAGCAATATGGAAGAGCCAGATGAGGTGTCGATAGAGACAGATACTTTAGCACCTTTTGAAGCAAGAGCCTATAGAACTACCGGAAAGTAA